A section of the Gloeobacter violaceus PCC 7421 genome encodes:
- a CDS encoding glycosyltransferase family 2 protein, translating into MNQLEANSGAASGLQLPLVSVVMCNYNFGRFIGQAIKSVLGQTYSNFELIVVDDASTDGSAEVIRSFGERVQAIFLERNSGQAEAYNTALRHSRGEIVCLLDSDDYYHPRKLERVVQAFAEHPDWMQISHPWISVDADNGVIGKGVRTFAAGDVRKMLLNWGRYPCAITSGLAYRRAMLEKITPIPSREVIVAGRPYNNGSDCYLVAVAPFYGQVGCIEEPLMYYRIHGNNRRSRSGNFAYALMSYKTVAEFINTMAAKHGFAERFDLERDGDYQAMLALQDGAKRYPAWKMIALTLREGIACRSRPRDLLWRLLYRTICVASPEDGKTVLRIGLRGFFRAKFTSTPFSVGDTPPSSRS; encoded by the coding sequence ATGAATCAACTCGAAGCGAATAGCGGTGCTGCAAGCGGTCTCCAGCTGCCCCTGGTGAGCGTCGTGATGTGCAACTACAACTTTGGCCGCTTTATCGGCCAGGCCATCAAGAGCGTTCTCGGGCAGACCTACTCCAACTTTGAGCTGATCGTTGTGGACGACGCGTCCACCGACGGGTCCGCCGAGGTGATCCGCTCCTTTGGCGAGCGGGTCCAGGCGATTTTTCTTGAGCGCAACAGCGGCCAAGCCGAGGCCTACAATACGGCCCTGCGCCACAGCCGCGGAGAAATCGTTTGTCTGCTCGATTCGGACGACTATTACCATCCCCGCAAACTGGAGCGGGTGGTGCAGGCCTTCGCGGAGCACCCGGATTGGATGCAAATCTCCCACCCGTGGATCTCCGTCGATGCCGACAACGGCGTGATTGGCAAAGGCGTGCGCACTTTTGCTGCCGGAGATGTCCGCAAGATGCTCCTGAACTGGGGGCGCTACCCGTGCGCCATCACCTCGGGGCTTGCTTATCGCCGAGCAATGCTTGAGAAGATCACTCCCATTCCCAGTCGCGAGGTGATCGTTGCGGGCCGTCCTTACAACAACGGTTCCGATTGCTATCTGGTGGCGGTGGCGCCGTTCTATGGCCAGGTGGGTTGCATCGAGGAGCCGCTGATGTACTACCGCATCCACGGCAACAACCGGCGCAGCCGCAGCGGCAACTTTGCCTACGCGCTGATGTCCTACAAAACCGTAGCCGAATTCATCAACACGATGGCCGCAAAACACGGCTTTGCCGAGCGCTTCGACCTGGAGCGAGACGGCGACTATCAGGCGATGTTGGCTCTGCAAGATGGTGCAAAGCGCTACCCGGCCTGGAAGATGATCGCCCTCACTTTGCGCGAGGGCATCGCCTGCAGATCCCGGCCGCGGGATCTGCTCTGGCGGCTGCTGTACCGGACGATCTGCGTCGCGTCGCCCGAAGACGGCAAAACCGTACTGCGCATCGGCCTGCGAGGTTTTTTCCGCGCCAAGTTCACCTCCACCCCTTTCAGCGTTGGCGACACTCCCCCCTCCTCCCGTTCCTGA